From the Manis javanica isolate MJ-LG chromosome 11, MJ_LKY, whole genome shotgun sequence genome, one window contains:
- the OR51T1 gene encoding olfactory receptor 51T1: MAILNNTTSPPTDFLLTAFPGLELDHVWMSIPVCCLYIIALLGNSMILFVIVAERNLHKPMYYFLSMLSAVDLCLTISTLPTVLGVLWFHAREISFKACLIQMFFVHAFSWIESSVLVAMAFDRFMAICNPLKYATVLTDVMIVAIGMIICIRQVTVLFPMVFVLNNVSFQGGGELSHPFCFHPDVIKYTKSNPWINSFLGLFLQLYLTGTDLLFILFSYVLILRTVLSIVAPRKQQKALSTCVCHICAVTVFYVPMISLSFAHRLLSSTPSTVCSILANIYLLLPPVLNPIIYSLKNKMIRKAVLRLLQSKGSQGPDMRGLRGG, translated from the coding sequence ATGGCAATTTTGAATAACACCACATCACCCCCCACAGACTTCCTTCTCACTGCGTTCCCTGGGCTGGAACTTGATCATGTGTGGATGTCTATCCCTGTCTGCTGTCTCTACATCATTGCCCTCTTGGGAAACAGCATGATACTGTTTGTCATTGTTGCTGAGCGAAATCTCCACAAGCCcatgtattatttcctttccatGCTGTCAGCTGTTGATCTATGTCTGACTATCTCGACTCTCCCTACTGTGCTTGGGGTTCTCTGGTTTCATGCTCGGGAGATCAGTTTTAAAGCTTGCCTCATTCAGATGTTCTTTGTACATGCCTTCTCCTGGATCGAGTCCTCGGTGCTGGTAGCCATGGCCTTTGATCGCTTCATGGCTATCTGCAACCCACTGAAGTATGCCACTGTCCTCACAGATGTGATGATCGTGGCGATTGGAATGATTATCTGCATACGGCAAGTGACTGTCCTCTTCCCCATGGTTTTTGTCTTGAATAATGTGTCTTTCCAAGGAGGCGGGGAGCTTTCCCACCCATTTTGCTTCCACCCAGATGTGATCAAATACACAAAATCCAACCCCTGGATCAACAGCTTCTTGGGCTTGTTTCTCCAGCTCTACCTAACTGGTACTGACTTATTGTTCAttcttttctcctatgttttgaTTCTCCGTACTGTCCTGAGCATCGTGGCCCCTAGGAAGCAACAAAAAGCTCTCAGCACTTGTGTCTGTCACATCTGTGCTGTCACTGTTTTCTACGTGCCAATGATCAGCCTGTCCTTTGCACACCGCCTCCTTAGCTCCACCCCAAGCACAGTCTGTAGCATTTTGGCCAATATTTATTTGCTCCTACCCCCTGTGCTAAATCCTATCATTTACAGCTTGAAGAACAAGATGATCCGCAAGGCTGTGCTCAGGCTGCTCCAATCGAAAGGTTCACAGGGCCCCGATATGAGGGGTCTTAGAGGAGGGTGA